In a single window of the Pseudohongiella acticola genome:
- the hisB gene encoding imidazoleglycerol-phosphate dehydratase HisB, whose protein sequence is MTTEKPDRQASVERNTKETQIRVSVNLDGSGELKCQTGLPFLDHMLDQVARHGLIDLDIHAVGDLDIDAHHTVEDLGITLGQAFYKALDRKGIRRYGHAYVPLDEALSRVVVDFSGRPGLEFNVPFTRASVGGFDVDLFYEFFQGFVNHALVTLHIDNLRGQNSHHQVETVFKAFGRALRMAMEIDPRSADVIPSTKGSL, encoded by the coding sequence ATGACCACAGAAAAGCCCGATCGTCAGGCCAGTGTAGAGCGCAATACCAAAGAGACACAGATTCGCGTGAGCGTGAACCTGGATGGTAGCGGCGAACTTAAGTGCCAGACCGGCCTGCCATTTCTTGATCACATGCTGGATCAGGTAGCGCGTCATGGTTTGATCGATCTGGACATTCATGCCGTAGGCGATCTGGACATAGATGCTCACCACACAGTGGAAGATCTGGGTATCACCCTGGGTCAGGCGTTTTACAAGGCGCTGGATCGCAAAGGTATCCGCCGCTATGGGCACGCGTATGTGCCGCTTGATGAAGCCCTGTCCCGTGTCGTGGTCGATTTTTCCGGCCGCCCGGGTCTTGAGTTCAATGTGCCGTTTACCCGAGCCTCGGTGGGTGGCTTTGATGTCGATCTGTTTTATGAGTTCTTCCAGGGTTTTGTCAATCACGCGCTGGTGACGCTGCACATCGACAATCTGCGCGGCCAGAACAGCCACCATCAGGTTGAGACCGTGTTCAAGGCCTTCGGCCGTGCTCTGCGTATGGCGATGGAAATTGATCCGCGCAGCGCGGACGTGATTCCGTCGACCAAAGGCAGTTTGTAA
- a CDS encoding helix-turn-helix transcriptional regulator: MSSSIRRLSIAVVIAANEPFLFRDDKNREESFQGIILGPTVNDASIRAIDSHITTFDAFITTPTYRDLLHALDGRSSRPLTVAELRSTQQICRENFNKTLNQAEISRLFDSVMYTLCDKNSARALDPRISKVCALVEKHPANEITIKSLADHVHLSDSRLRALFKQEMQCTLSLYIRNVSAWKTVPMLARGMNFTEAAQEAGFHDLSHYHRAVSEITGGPPSNIKDKKFSVSFGFDSN, from the coding sequence ATGAGTTCTTCGATCCGCCGCCTGTCTATTGCTGTTGTCATCGCCGCAAACGAACCCTTTTTGTTTCGAGACGACAAGAATCGGGAAGAAAGTTTTCAAGGTATTATTCTCGGCCCGACTGTAAATGACGCCAGCATTCGCGCAATCGATTCCCATATCACCACCTTCGATGCATTTATTACGACGCCAACGTATAGGGATTTGCTTCATGCCCTGGATGGAAGATCTTCAAGGCCACTCACCGTTGCAGAACTACGCTCTACTCAACAAATTTGTAGAGAAAATTTTAACAAAACACTAAACCAGGCAGAGATTTCCCGGCTCTTCGACTCGGTTATGTACACGCTGTGTGACAAAAATTCGGCCCGTGCTCTCGACCCCAGGATCAGCAAAGTATGTGCTCTTGTGGAAAAACATCCTGCCAATGAAATAACAATCAAGTCACTCGCCGATCACGTACATCTTTCAGATTCCAGATTGCGGGCACTCTTTAAACAAGAGATGCAATGCACGCTCTCTTTGTATATTCGCAATGTATCTGCCTGGAAAACCGTACCAATGCTGGCCAGGGGCATGAACTTCACTGAGGCAGCGCAGGAAGCAGGGTTCCATGACTTGTCTCACTACCATCGAGCTGTGTCCGAAATTACAGGAGGCCCGCCGAGCAACATAAAGGATAAAAAATTCAGCGTGTCTTTCGGGTTCGATTCCAACTAG
- a CDS encoding YqaE/Pmp3 family membrane protein produces MAFTPTDPIKMIFAVLLPPLGVFFEVGIKFPFWLNILLTMLGFIPGVIHAFYVIFKH; encoded by the coding sequence ATGGCATTTACACCGACAGATCCGATTAAAATGATTTTTGCTGTACTGTTGCCACCGCTGGGTGTCTTTTTTGAGGTAGGCATAAAATTTCCGTTCTGGCTCAATATCTTATTGACCATGCTGGGATTTATTCCAGGCGTTATTCATGCGTTTTACGTGATCTTTAAGCACTAG
- a CDS encoding AsmA family protein — MSKLFKYLIFLLAGLAVFAVVLAFILFSVIDPNRYKPAIETAVSQQADMQLRINGDIDWTFRPVFGLSITDVSLRNGVTPQELAAFSNIALKLDIGSLLYGNLAVQELVAENLHINWFVDAQGQANWLVNTDSSPAAPEQPGASSTDLPIDINIAEIRVINASIAVRDLSNNIDTRLQNINLSSQNTNLENRPFPLELSMRLINEVSGQDLTMELASTAQVDFNGGNINLDDLRLNVSPLVLSGDLSVSDFRNAMRWQTSLSSNTFNLSHLLANFMAIDEDSMPAHNEQQFSIQNLQANGDSTGATLGGLTIALDGTTAELRGDYLFATDTRQALLAYNLTADAIDLDALLPATANTETAAATDASDSQPGSATVTSSADTALPIDFLRSMNIRGEHRLESLAMSGLQFAPVAFGLQLQDGVLNIDTQPVGFYDGELDATINLDASASPAQLAVETGLNNISASALTADMPRLDFFTGRFNASTTHMMQGDTVNALFDSIDGASTLQVNDSSVNITMLKRVFSAISVLSPSGNIAAQWPDVVRFNNAEAFLIFVDGIDDNQELNVRLDNFDISGTGGIDLAAGEFDYRLDFSILGEPALQTIRVNEDFQNVAWPVRCDAAFDDAALQYCSPDLQRVREVFAAIARDEIQQRASEALGEQVDRLRNRIQDLFQNQ, encoded by the coding sequence ATGTCGAAACTATTCAAGTATCTGATTTTCCTGCTGGCCGGCCTGGCAGTATTTGCTGTCGTGCTGGCGTTCATTCTGTTCTCTGTCATCGACCCCAATCGCTACAAACCCGCGATTGAAACAGCTGTCTCGCAACAGGCGGACATGCAACTGCGCATCAACGGGGACATCGACTGGACATTCCGCCCAGTGTTTGGCCTGAGCATAACTGATGTCAGTCTGCGCAACGGCGTCACGCCGCAGGAACTGGCCGCCTTCTCCAATATTGCACTGAAGCTTGATATCGGCAGCCTGCTGTACGGAAACCTGGCCGTACAGGAACTGGTAGCCGAAAACCTGCATATCAACTGGTTTGTTGATGCTCAGGGTCAGGCCAACTGGCTGGTTAACACTGACAGCAGCCCGGCGGCGCCGGAACAGCCCGGCGCCAGCAGTACTGACCTTCCCATAGACATTAACATTGCCGAAATACGCGTCATTAATGCCAGTATCGCCGTCCGCGACCTGAGCAATAATATTGACACACGCCTGCAGAATATAAACCTGAGCAGCCAGAACACCAACCTGGAGAACCGCCCCTTCCCACTCGAACTCAGTATGCGCCTGATCAATGAAGTCAGCGGTCAGGATCTGACCATGGAACTGGCCTCCACCGCGCAGGTCGATTTCAACGGCGGCAATATCAATCTTGATGACCTGCGGCTTAATGTCAGCCCGCTGGTACTCAGCGGCGACCTCAGTGTCAGCGATTTTCGTAATGCCATGCGCTGGCAGACCAGTCTGTCCAGCAATACCTTTAACCTGAGTCATCTGCTGGCGAACTTTATGGCCATTGATGAAGACAGCATGCCTGCGCACAATGAACAGCAATTCAGCATTCAGAACCTGCAGGCCAATGGCGATAGCACCGGCGCTACGCTTGGCGGACTGACCATTGCGCTGGACGGGACCACAGCGGAGTTACGCGGCGACTACCTGTTTGCCACTGACACCCGGCAGGCATTACTGGCTTACAACCTGACAGCAGATGCAATCGACCTGGATGCCCTGCTGCCGGCAACTGCGAACACCGAAACCGCTGCTGCCACCGATGCTTCAGACTCGCAACCAGGCTCGGCGACCGTGACCAGCAGCGCCGACACCGCACTGCCCATTGATTTCCTGCGCAGCATGAATATCCGCGGCGAACATCGACTTGAATCACTGGCTATGTCTGGCCTGCAATTCGCGCCGGTGGCGTTCGGCCTGCAACTGCAGGACGGTGTGCTTAATATCGACACCCAGCCAGTCGGATTCTATGACGGCGAGCTGGACGCCACCATCAATCTTGATGCCAGTGCATCGCCGGCACAGCTGGCCGTCGAGACCGGGCTCAATAATATCAGTGCCAGCGCCCTGACCGCCGATATGCCAAGACTGGATTTTTTCACCGGCCGCTTTAATGCCAGCACCACCCATATGATGCAGGGCGACACGGTAAACGCGCTGTTCGACAGTATAGATGGCGCCAGCACACTGCAGGTCAATGACAGCTCGGTCAACATCACCATGCTCAAACGCGTGTTCTCGGCCATTTCTGTGCTCAGCCCAAGCGGCAATATCGCGGCGCAGTGGCCCGACGTTGTCCGTTTCAACAATGCCGAGGCATTCCTGATTTTTGTTGATGGCATTGATGACAATCAGGAGCTGAATGTCCGCCTGGACAACTTTGACATCAGCGGTACCGGTGGCATTGACCTGGCGGCGGGTGAGTTCGATTACCGTCTTGATTTCTCCATTCTTGGGGAACCGGCATTACAGACCATACGCGTTAATGAAGATTTCCAGAATGTTGCCTGGCCGGTGCGTTGCGATGCCGCTTTCGACGATGCGGCGCTGCAATACTGCAGCCCGGATCTGCAACGTGTACGCGAGGTGTTTGCAGCCATCGCCAGGGACGAAATTCAGCAACGTGCCAGCGAGGCACTGGGTGAACAGGTTGACCGGCTGCGCAACCGGATTCAGGATCTGTTCCAGAACCAATAA
- a CDS encoding c-type cytochrome produces the protein MTPKDLKTLKLLKIKPAVRRGIAATLLAGPMVLFFGSASSNEEEFSLSFFGFEESAYTDEGAAGLNQILSGTMFDLAIPLSALQFQQVVAANQADALGYDASSLAGKYYSEGSLPSVTEEAGSPLDLGLSPFERDGKQYASLNCFACHAGVVNGVVVAGLASNSILQEATALTDVRGEVVRGDNYGQYAVWNLAASLADPAKTGLLTSDEETELTELMQNTTRPPVQAMPWWTMKYKVRDYWYGDGGPYDAAHFSLNFSIGNERINDRHAEHVEMTARALAFARETVSPVYPEQLDASLVEMGAQIFHGELEPADRSTFAACFQCHGEYTKNPSAPDYSSPGSWIVNYSGSEILRNVGTDPSYSEVIAEFGPVIEHLDKLATYYEAQGTPELTPVDKPLEGIGYIPPPLVGVWTTAPYFHNGSVPTIEAVLNSKLRPEIWVRDQSPYAYNFESVGMEYTTLSQGQYDDLAATAAAAPEKSRARIDMTYIYNTNNFARGKMGHTWGDSLSNEERMAVIEFLKSLSGPDMPPASPGQQQANL, from the coding sequence ATGACACCCAAAGATCTTAAGACATTGAAATTATTAAAAATAAAACCTGCTGTCAGACGCGGCATAGCGGCGACACTGCTCGCCGGACCGATGGTTCTGTTTTTTGGTAGTGCTTCCTCAAATGAAGAGGAATTTTCCCTTTCTTTCTTTGGTTTCGAAGAAAGCGCTTACACGGACGAAGGTGCAGCCGGCCTGAACCAGATCCTTTCCGGAACGATGTTTGATTTGGCAATACCTTTAAGCGCTCTGCAGTTTCAGCAGGTGGTTGCTGCCAACCAGGCAGACGCACTAGGATATGATGCCTCTTCACTGGCAGGTAAGTATTACAGTGAAGGCTCCCTTCCTTCAGTGACGGAAGAAGCCGGATCTCCCCTGGATCTTGGTCTTTCACCATTCGAACGCGACGGCAAGCAGTACGCAAGCCTGAATTGCTTTGCCTGTCATGCTGGCGTCGTTAATGGCGTGGTTGTTGCTGGACTTGCCAGTAACAGCATCTTGCAGGAAGCAACTGCTCTAACCGATGTTCGGGGAGAGGTCGTACGAGGCGATAACTATGGCCAGTATGCCGTCTGGAACCTGGCGGCAAGCCTTGCCGATCCTGCAAAAACTGGCCTGTTAACGTCAGACGAAGAGACAGAGCTCACGGAACTCATGCAGAACACAACACGACCGCCAGTACAGGCAATGCCCTGGTGGACCATGAAGTACAAAGTTCGTGATTACTGGTATGGCGATGGTGGCCCTTACGATGCGGCTCATTTTTCGCTGAATTTTAGTATCGGAAACGAGCGCATTAACGACCGCCATGCAGAGCATGTTGAAATGACGGCTCGAGCTCTGGCATTTGCCAGGGAAACAGTATCACCGGTCTATCCTGAGCAGCTGGACGCCTCACTTGTAGAGATGGGAGCTCAAATTTTCCATGGGGAACTGGAGCCGGCAGACAGGTCTACATTTGCTGCATGCTTTCAATGCCACGGCGAATACACCAAAAACCCTTCTGCCCCAGACTATAGTTCGCCAGGGTCCTGGATTGTGAACTACAGCGGTTCGGAAATACTAAGAAACGTCGGAACGGATCCCAGCTATAGCGAAGTTATTGCAGAGTTCGGGCCCGTTATCGAACACCTTGATAAACTCGCCACTTACTATGAGGCACAAGGAACGCCTGAACTAACGCCGGTGGATAAACCATTGGAAGGGATCGGATATATTCCACCACCTCTCGTTGGCGTGTGGACGACAGCCCCCTATTTTCACAACGGCTCTGTTCCCACGATTGAAGCCGTGTTGAATTCAAAACTACGTCCTGAAATCTGGGTGAGGGATCAAAGCCCCTATGCCTATAATTTTGAAAGTGTGGGAATGGAGTACACGACACTATCCCAAGGACAATACGATGACCTGGCCGCCACCGCTGCCGCCGCCCCGGAGAAGAGTCGAGCTAGAATCGATATGACCTATATTTACAATACCAATAACTTTGCTAGAGGAAAGATGGGGCACACCTGGGGGGACTCCTTAAGCAATGAGGAGCGCATGGCCGTTATCGAGTTTTTGAAGAGTCTGTCAGGGCCAGATATGCCGCCAGCGTCACCAGGACAACAACAGGCCAATCTGTAA
- the aspA gene encoding aspartate ammonia-lyase, with protein MIVETPRQDQLVDQPHRIEKDLLGPLAVPAEAYYGVQTQRALENFVLSGVPLAHFPKLILGLAMVKKAAAAANRDIGELSAAKYDAIAHACDRLIDGEFHEQFVVDMIQGGAGTSTNMNANEVIANVALEYMGHAKGEYKHLHPNNDVNMSQSTNDAYPTAIRVGLQLSHAELVDSLALLQQAFAVKRDEFHDVIKMGRTQLQDAVPMTLGQEFGAYATTLGEDIERIAGLYDLLREVNLGGTAIGTGINADPRYAVLAVSHLSEVCGHPMRLASDLIEATSDMGAFVLFSGMTKRLAIKLSKICNDLRLLSSGPRTGFNEINLPPQQPGSSIMPGKVNPVIPEAVNQVAYQVIGNDLAITMAAENGQLQLNVMEPLIAYKIMESMRLLRRAMDMLRERCIVGITANRERCLELVNNSIGLITALNPYIGYEDATRIARVAQETGRSVLDLVREENLLDEAMLVEILKPENMVNPRAIKRK; from the coding sequence ATGATTGTCGAAACGCCTCGCCAGGACCAGCTTGTTGATCAACCCCACCGAATTGAAAAAGACCTGCTAGGCCCTCTGGCCGTGCCGGCGGAAGCTTACTACGGTGTCCAGACTCAGCGTGCGCTGGAGAACTTTGTGTTGTCTGGCGTACCACTGGCACACTTCCCAAAGCTGATTCTGGGCCTGGCCATGGTAAAAAAGGCTGCTGCCGCCGCCAACCGCGACATCGGTGAACTCAGTGCAGCCAAGTACGACGCTATCGCCCATGCCTGCGATCGCCTGATCGACGGCGAATTTCACGAGCAGTTTGTTGTGGACATGATTCAGGGCGGCGCCGGCACCTCCACCAATATGAACGCCAATGAAGTCATCGCCAATGTGGCTCTGGAATACATGGGGCACGCCAAGGGTGAGTACAAACATTTGCACCCAAATAACGACGTCAATATGTCTCAGTCCACCAATGACGCCTACCCGACCGCCATCAGGGTCGGACTGCAGTTATCACATGCGGAACTGGTCGACAGCCTCGCGCTGCTGCAACAGGCTTTTGCGGTAAAGCGGGACGAGTTTCATGATGTCATCAAGATGGGTCGCACCCAGCTGCAGGATGCCGTGCCGATGACGCTGGGCCAGGAATTTGGCGCCTATGCCACCACACTGGGCGAAGACATTGAACGTATCGCTGGTCTTTATGATCTGCTGCGCGAGGTTAATCTGGGCGGCACTGCCATTGGCACCGGCATCAATGCCGACCCCCGCTACGCGGTGCTGGCGGTGTCCCACCTCAGTGAAGTGTGCGGTCATCCGATGCGACTGGCAAGCGACCTGATTGAAGCAACATCCGACATGGGGGCATTTGTCCTTTTTTCCGGCATGACCAAGCGCCTGGCCATCAAACTGTCAAAAATATGTAACGACCTGCGCCTGTTGTCGAGTGGACCGCGAACCGGATTCAACGAAATCAACCTGCCTCCCCAGCAGCCCGGCTCATCGATAATGCCCGGCAAAGTAAACCCGGTAATTCCGGAGGCGGTTAATCAGGTAGCCTATCAGGTCATCGGCAATGACCTGGCCATCACCATGGCAGCGGAGAACGGCCAGTTACAGCTCAACGTCATGGAGCCTTTGATTGCCTACAAGATCATGGAATCGATGCGCCTGTTGCGTCGCGCCATGGATATGTTGCGTGAACGCTGTATTGTTGGCATTACCGCCAACCGCGAGCGCTGTCTTGAACTGGTGAATAACTCCATTGGCCTGATTACGGCACTGAATCCGTATATCGGTTACGAAGATGCGACACGTATTGCCCGCGTCGCGCAGGAGACTGGACGCAGTGTGCTGGATCTGGTGAGAGAAGAGAATCTGCTCGACGAGGCCATGCTGGTCGAAATCCTGAAACCAGAGAACATGGTCAATCCACGCGCCATCAAACGCAAATAG
- the mutY gene encoding A/G-specific adenine glycosylase — MTNLIDTEAVLEWFYQHGRHDLPWQQSTTAYRVWVSEIMLQQTQVSTVIAYYQRFMARFPDVQSLASAPQDEVLHLWTGLGYYARARNLHRTAQMICEQYQGEFPPDIEALTALPGIGRSTAGAILALAMGQRGVILDGNVKRVLCRYHAIQSWSGETRTLARLWQIAEDTTPQKEIAAYTQAMMDLGATVCTRSKPACSNCPLQSGCEAYNQGITSQLPVSKPKKTLPQKQTYMILCYHDDATVMLQQRQSSGLWGGLWSLPECADDQALADWLQSHGSEQDERWPALRHTFSHFHLHITPVLVRAAASPQVKDSAGYLWYPLDHSLKLGLAAPVKKLLDRLAGHHTLNTDQS; from the coding sequence TTGACTAATCTGATCGATACCGAGGCCGTGCTGGAGTGGTTTTACCAGCACGGCCGTCATGACCTGCCCTGGCAACAGTCCACGACGGCCTACCGGGTCTGGGTGTCGGAGATCATGCTGCAGCAGACGCAGGTGAGCACGGTCATTGCTTATTATCAGCGATTCATGGCGCGCTTTCCTGATGTGCAATCACTGGCCTCGGCACCGCAGGATGAAGTGCTGCATTTATGGACCGGCCTGGGCTACTACGCCCGTGCGCGTAATCTGCATAGAACCGCCCAGATGATTTGCGAGCAATACCAGGGGGAGTTCCCGCCCGACATTGAGGCATTGACCGCATTGCCCGGTATCGGCCGCTCTACCGCCGGGGCCATCCTGGCGCTGGCGATGGGACAGCGCGGCGTCATCCTGGATGGCAACGTAAAGCGTGTTCTGTGCCGGTACCACGCGATTCAAAGCTGGTCCGGAGAAACCCGAACACTGGCGCGGCTCTGGCAGATTGCCGAGGACACGACGCCGCAGAAGGAGATTGCGGCCTATACACAAGCAATGATGGATCTCGGCGCCACCGTGTGCACTCGCAGCAAACCTGCCTGCTCAAACTGTCCGCTGCAGTCCGGATGCGAGGCCTACAACCAGGGCATCACCTCGCAATTGCCAGTCAGCAAACCGAAAAAAACCTTGCCGCAGAAACAGACATACATGATTCTGTGTTATCACGACGATGCCACGGTCATGTTGCAACAGCGTCAGTCCAGCGGTTTATGGGGCGGCCTGTGGAGCCTGCCGGAGTGTGCTGACGATCAGGCACTGGCAGACTGGTTGCAAAGCCATGGCAGCGAACAGGATGAGCGGTGGCCCGCGCTGCGCCATACGTTCAGCCACTTTCATCTGCACATTACACCCGTGCTGGTGCGTGCTGCAGCATCGCCGCAGGTAAAGGATTCTGCCGGTTACCTTTGGTATCCACTGGACCATTCTCTCAAGCTCGGCCTCGCTGCTCCGGTCAAAAAATTGCTGGACCGGCTGGCTGGACACCACACACTAAACACAGACCAATCTTAG
- a CDS encoding DUF4168 domain-containing protein, translated as MIKKLLGLHALFALIFTASVAHAQQAAPTEPAADVPQSAADIDADLKAKFVDAYGDIMSIQMRYAEQLQAVTDENQASTLQQQAQAEMQEAVTDNDISIQQYNQIIQLAAADEELMAELETAIAEEMES; from the coding sequence ATGATTAAGAAATTACTCGGCCTGCACGCCCTGTTTGCGCTCATTTTTACTGCCAGCGTTGCGCATGCCCAGCAGGCCGCACCGACTGAACCTGCTGCCGATGTGCCACAAAGCGCTGCTGACATTGACGCCGACCTGAAAGCAAAGTTTGTTGATGCCTATGGTGACATCATGTCTATTCAGATGCGCTATGCCGAACAACTCCAGGCTGTCACTGACGAGAATCAGGCCAGCACCCTGCAACAGCAGGCTCAGGCGGAGATGCAGGAAGCAGTAACTGACAACGACATTTCCATTCAGCAGTATAACCAGATCATCCAGCTGGCGGCCGCCGACGAGGAGTTGATGGCTGAACTGGAGACTGCGATAGCTGAAGAGATGGAGTCCTGA
- a CDS encoding oxidative damage protection protein has translation MSRTVFCKKYQKQLPGLPMPPYPGAKGQELFDNVSAQAWQDWQKQQVMLINEKHLSMASADDRRYLQEQMDRFFANESFDSASGYVAPEADPDSKPDGE, from the coding sequence ATGAGTCGCACCGTATTCTGCAAGAAATACCAGAAACAACTGCCGGGCCTGCCCATGCCGCCGTATCCGGGAGCGAAAGGCCAGGAGCTGTTCGACAATGTCTCCGCTCAGGCGTGGCAGGACTGGCAGAAACAGCAGGTCATGCTGATTAACGAAAAGCACCTGAGCATGGCCTCGGCTGACGACAGGCGCTATCTGCAGGAGCAGATGGACCGTTTCTTTGCCAATGAGTCGTTTGACAGCGCCAGCGGCTATGTCGCCCCTGAGGCTGACCCGGACTCAAAGCCGGACGGCGAGTAA